The Candidatus Eremiobacteraceae bacterium genome window below encodes:
- a CDS encoding SRPBCC domain-containing protein, translated as MTTKTFVVEREIRIQAPRERVFGLLSSREDFARWMPVEILEPRVGGNIEFHFERESGGDLIAVGEITTYDPPSRIAFSWDFKNDPLDARTEVTIDLIPEGKATLVRLKHIGFVDEEEADKHAQGWEHWLGRLKACGEGTLDEKADG; from the coding sequence ATGACTACAAAAACATTCGTGGTCGAACGCGAGATCCGCATTCAAGCTCCACGCGAGCGCGTCTTTGGATTACTTTCATCGCGCGAAGATTTTGCGCGCTGGATGCCGGTTGAGATCCTGGAACCACGGGTCGGCGGAAACATCGAGTTTCATTTCGAACGCGAGAGTGGTGGCGACCTCATTGCCGTCGGAGAGATCACCACATACGATCCGCCGTCACGAATAGCATTTTCGTGGGATTTCAAAAACGATCCGCTCGACGCGCGCACGGAGGTTACAATCGACCTCATACCGGAGGGAAAGGCGACGTTGGTTCGCCTTAAGCATATCGGTTTCGTCGACGAAGAAGAAGCAGACAAACACGCGCAGGGTTGGGAGCACTGGCTCGGACGACT